From the Sphingobium sp. MI1205 genome, one window contains:
- a CDS encoding efflux transporter outer membrane subunit: MRRVFVLTLTSFLGACQLAPPHARPALPTTRDYPTSYAGDGVLGRRAVEISWREFFADPQLETLIATALERNRDLAVAVAQIQEARGLYRIQGAERLPALGANGDVTRSRTPGSAIGIPEVGAITDTRYSIGVGVTGFELDFWGRVRNLSDAARSQYLATVQAERAFRLALIRDVASTYFASREADERIALAEATVRSRQEGLRIAERRLEAGVTSALDFRQAESLLTQAETELASLRLAEAQSENFLAVLLGGPVPVGLTVPLTLADQKNGTVIAAGLPSELMVTRPDILAAEEKLRAARANIGAARAAFFPSISLTGSIGFASTDLGNLIGNEGLSWSFGPSISLPIFDWGARKGNLSVAEAREDIAIAEYERTIQGAFREVADALAGRRWLAEQVAAQVRATAAQRAIADLARTRYREGVANYLEVLDAERNLFIAEQTLIQLRRAELDALVSLYVALGGGQQG; encoded by the coding sequence ATGCGTAGAGTCTTTGTGCTCACTCTGACATCGTTTCTGGGCGCGTGCCAGTTAGCCCCGCCTCACGCGCGGCCAGCGCTGCCGACCACTCGGGATTACCCCACCTCCTACGCGGGCGACGGGGTGCTCGGTCGGCGGGCGGTGGAAATCAGCTGGCGGGAGTTCTTCGCTGATCCTCAACTGGAGACCCTCATTGCCACCGCTCTCGAGCGGAACCGCGATCTCGCCGTTGCCGTAGCGCAGATACAGGAGGCGCGTGGTCTTTATCGAATCCAGGGTGCCGAACGGCTGCCTGCGCTCGGCGCCAACGGCGATGTGACTCGCAGCCGCACGCCAGGTTCGGCGATTGGCATTCCCGAAGTGGGTGCGATCACCGATACCCGCTACTCGATCGGCGTTGGCGTCACAGGATTCGAGCTCGATTTCTGGGGCCGGGTGCGCAACCTTTCTGACGCAGCGCGCTCGCAATATCTAGCAACCGTGCAGGCTGAACGGGCGTTCCGCCTCGCGTTGATCCGGGATGTGGCCTCGACCTATTTTGCTTCCCGGGAAGCCGACGAGCGGATCGCCCTTGCCGAAGCTACGGTACGCAGCCGGCAGGAAGGCCTCCGCATAGCCGAGCGTCGCCTTGAAGCCGGGGTGACTTCAGCTCTTGATTTTCGACAGGCGGAGTCGCTACTGACTCAAGCCGAAACGGAGTTGGCCAGCCTGCGCTTGGCCGAGGCGCAGAGTGAGAACTTCCTGGCCGTACTCTTGGGCGGACCCGTTCCTGTCGGGCTCACGGTGCCGCTGACGCTGGCTGACCAGAAAAACGGAACGGTGATTGCCGCCGGATTACCCTCCGAGCTGATGGTGACTCGACCGGACATATTGGCGGCAGAAGAGAAACTGCGGGCAGCGCGTGCCAATATCGGTGCTGCTCGGGCAGCCTTCTTTCCATCCATCTCACTAACCGGTAGTATCGGTTTCGCTTCAACTGATCTTGGGAATTTGATCGGAAACGAAGGACTGAGCTGGAGCTTTGGACCTTCGATCAGCCTACCCATCTTCGATTGGGGTGCGAGGAAGGGCAATCTGAGCGTGGCTGAGGCACGTGAGGATATTGCCATCGCCGAATACGAACGCACCATTCAGGGAGCTTTCCGCGAAGTTGCGGACGCCCTTGCCGGGCGCCGCTGGCTTGCTGAACAGGTCGCCGCGCAGGTTCGTGCCACTGCGGCACAGCGAGCGATCGCCGATCTTGCCCGCACTCGCTACCGCGAGGGCGTCGCAAATTACCTTGAAGTGCTCGATGCCGAACGGAATCTGTTCATCGCGGAACAGACACTGATACAGCTGCGTCGCGCCGAGCTGGATGCTCTCGTCTCTCTGTATGTCGCTCTGGGCGGCGGCCAGCAAGGGTAA
- a CDS encoding type II toxin-antitoxin system VapB family antitoxin, whose translation MSLNVKDPEAHRLAQAIAQATGQSMTRVVTEALRERFARIERQKSKASVAELLTIADRAATHVKRPYVDHAELFYDDNGLPK comes from the coding sequence ATGAGCCTCAATGTTAAAGACCCTGAAGCCCATCGGCTTGCGCAGGCCATCGCCCAAGCGACCGGCCAGAGCATGACCCGCGTGGTGACGGAGGCGCTGCGCGAGCGCTTCGCCAGGATCGAGCGTCAGAAAAGCAAGGCGAGCGTCGCGGAACTGCTAACGATCGCCGATCGCGCCGCCACGCATGTGAAGCGCCCCTATGTCGATCATGCCGAACTGTTTTATGACGATAATGGCCTGCCGAAATGA
- a CDS encoding type II toxin-antitoxin system VapC family toxin, whose amino-acid sequence MILDTSALVAILYREPEAATFAQAIHDADACRISVASYVELSMVIERQLGPEGMRQTEAFFRRAGITIEPVTLDHGELARQAFLDFGKGRHKAGLNFGDCFSYALAKATDEPLLFKGNDFALTDIEAAA is encoded by the coding sequence ATGATCCTCGACACCTCGGCCCTGGTCGCGATCCTCTATCGCGAACCCGAAGCGGCGACCTTCGCACAAGCCATCCATGATGCCGATGCCTGCCGCATCAGCGTCGCCAGCTATGTCGAGCTGTCGATGGTCATCGAACGCCAGCTCGGTCCCGAAGGGATGCGCCAGACCGAAGCCTTCTTTCGCCGCGCCGGCATCACGATCGAACCGGTGACGCTCGATCATGGCGAACTGGCGCGACAGGCGTTTCTCGATTTCGGCAAGGGCCGCCACAAAGCGGGCCTGAACTTTGGCGACTGCTTTTCCTATGCGCTGGCCAAGGCGACCGACGAGCCGCTGTTGTTCAAGGGCAATGATTTTGCCCTGACGGACATAGAGGCGGCGGCATAA